A genome region from Euphorbia lathyris chromosome 4, ddEupLath1.1, whole genome shotgun sequence includes the following:
- the LOC136226034 gene encoding 7-deoxyloganetic acid glucosyl transferase-like isoform X2 — MEQIDVHPPHVLIFPLPAQGHVNCMLKLAELLSLSGFKISFLNTDHNHESLTRFADIEARFHKYPGFNFITISDFLPEHYLRSGYSVLDMFNSMELGAKPVFRQIVIEMRPPVSCIIRDGVAGFVLDVALELQIPTVRFRTVSGCCFWTYYSVPDVIEAGQLPIQGEEDMDRIITKVPGMETFLRCRDLPSFCRVNDAQDPNLQIITKETRKSSQAEALILNTFEDLEGPILSEIRKQCPKIYAIGPLHELLKTKTQASYQSSNSLRQVDRTCITWLNTQPSQSVLYISFGSITMITKDQLMEFWHGIVSSKKRFLWVIRPDSLTDMEEIPEQFQEGPKENGYVVKWAPQEEVLAHKAIGGFLTHSGWNSTLESIVAGVPMICWPFFADQQVNSRFVSEVWKLGLDMKDVCDRRIVEKMVNDLLVDRREVFVKSAARMAELARKSVAEGGSSSSNLNHLIQDIRKMCMKSQDN, encoded by the exons ATGGAGCAAATTGATGTTCATCCTCCTCATGTACTAATCTTCCCTTTACCAGCACAAGGCCATGTGAACTGTATGCTTAAACTAGCAGAACTTTTAAGCCTCTCTGGTTtcaaaatatcatttctaaACACAGACCATAACCATGAATCTCTCACTCGTTTTGCAGACATTGAAGCTCGGTTTCATAAATATCCAGGATTCAACTTCATTACCATATCTGATTTTCTTCCTGAACACTATTTACGTTCTGGTTATTCTGTTTTGGATATGTTCAATTCCATGGAATTGGGAGCTAAACCAGTTTTTAGACAAATCGTGATTGAGATGAGACCACCTGTTAGCTGTATCATTAGAGATGGAGTTGCAGGATTTGTTCTTGATGTTGCTCTTGAGCTTCAGATTCCAACTGTTCGTTTTCGTACAGTTAGTGGTTGTTGTTTTTGGACTTATTATTCTGTTCCTGATGTGATTGAAGCCGGCCAACTTCCTATTCAAG GAGAAGAAGACATGGACAGAATCATAACGAAAGTTCCCGGGATGGAAACATTCCTAAGATGCAGAGATCTTCCAAGCTTCTGTAGAGTTAATGACGCACAAGACCCTAATCTTCAGATTATAACAAAAGAGACAAGGAAATCATCTCAAGCAGAAGCACTAATTCTAAACACATTTGAAGATTTAGAAGGACCAATTCTATCTGAAATACGCAAGCAATGTCCAAAAATCTATGCCATTGGACCTCTCCACGAGCTCCTAAAGACAAAAACACAAGCATCATACCAATCCTCTAATAGTCTCCGGCAAGTAGACAGAACTTGCATCACATGGTTGAACACTCAACCTTCGCAATCAGTACTCTACATAAGCTTTGGAAGCATAACAATGATTACAAAagatcagctgatggagttttGGCATGGAATTGTAAGCAGCAAGAAACGGTTCCTTTGGGTTATACGACCCGACTCTCTTACCGATATGGAAGAAATTCCGGAGCAGTTTCAGGAAGGTCCGAAGGAGAATGGATATGTTGTGAAATGGGCACCTCAGGAAGAGGTTTTAGCACATAAGGCAATTGGTGGGTTTTTGACACACAGTGGATGGAACTCAACCTTGGAGAGTATAGTAGCTGGCGTGCCTATGATTTGTTGGCCTTTTTTCGCTGATCAGCAAGTGAATAGCAGATTTGTGAGTGAGGTTTGGAAGTTAGGATTGGATATGAAGGATGTTTGTGATAGacgaattgttgaaaaaatggTGAATGATTTACTGGTGGATAGGAGAGAAGTGTTTGTGAAATCAGCGGCTCGGATGGCAGAATTGGCGAGGAAGAGTGTAGCTGAAGGAGGGTCGTCTTCGTCTAATCTCAATCATTTGATCCAAGATATCAGAAAAATGTGCATGAAATCACAAGATAACTGA
- the LOC136226034 gene encoding 7-deoxyloganetic acid glucosyltransferase-like isoform X1: MEKEPALLLLPHVVIFPLPVQGHINSMLKLAETLSLATLKVTFITTLHNYDRLTRFTDFHTRFQKYPDFELKTVPEFLPLDHSLGDRLVDLMESMDLVIKPVFRRTILESSPPVNCIIMDGILAFVSEIANDLRIPFIHFRTTSACSFWAYFSVLDIVQVAQLPIKGEEDMDRIITKVPGMETFLRCRDLPSFCRVNDAQDPNLQIITKETRKSSQAEALILNTFEDLEGPILSEIRKQCPKIYAIGPLHELLKTKTQASYQSSNSLRQVDRTCITWLNTQPSQSVLYISFGSITMITKDQLMEFWHGIVSSKKRFLWVIRPDSLTDMEEIPEQFQEGPKENGYVVKWAPQEEVLAHKAIGGFLTHSGWNSTLESIVAGVPMICWPFFADQQVNSRFVSEVWKLGLDMKDVCDRRIVEKMVNDLLVDRREVFVKSAARMAELARKSVAEGGSSSSNLNHLIQDIRKMCMKSQDN, translated from the exons ATGGAGAAAGAGCctgctcttcttcttcttcctcatgtaGTAATATTTCCTTTACCAGTCCAAGGCCATATAAACTCCATGCTTAAGCTAGCTGAGACTCTAAGCCTTGCTACTCTTAAAGTTACCTTCATAACCACACTTCACAACTATGATCGTCTAACCCGTTTCACAGATTTTCATACCCGTTTTCAGAAATATCCAGATTTTGAACTCAAAACCGTACCTGAATTTCTACCTTTAGATCACTCTTTAGGTGACCGGTTGGTAGATTTAATGGAGTCCATGGATTTGGTTATTAAACCAGTTTTCAGAAGGACCATTTTGGAAAGTAGCCCTCCTGTTAACTGCATCATAATGGATGGAATTCTAGCATTTGTTTCTGAGATTGCAAATGACCTCAGAATTCCATTTATTCATTTTCGTACTACAAGTGCTTGTTCTTTCTGGGCTTATTTCTCTGTTCTTGACATTGTTCAAGTTGCCCAACTTCCTATCAAAG GAGAAGAAGACATGGACAGAATCATAACGAAAGTTCCCGGGATGGAAACATTCCTAAGATGCAGAGATCTTCCAAGCTTCTGTAGAGTTAATGACGCACAAGACCCTAATCTTCAGATTATAACAAAAGAGACAAGGAAATCATCTCAAGCAGAAGCACTAATTCTAAACACATTTGAAGATTTAGAAGGACCAATTCTATCTGAAATACGCAAGCAATGTCCAAAAATCTATGCCATTGGACCTCTCCACGAGCTCCTAAAGACAAAAACACAAGCATCATACCAATCCTCTAATAGTCTCCGGCAAGTAGACAGAACTTGCATCACATGGTTGAACACTCAACCTTCGCAATCAGTACTCTACATAAGCTTTGGAAGCATAACAATGATTACAAAagatcagctgatggagttttGGCATGGAATTGTAAGCAGCAAGAAACGGTTCCTTTGGGTTATACGACCCGACTCTCTTACCGATATGGAAGAAATTCCGGAGCAGTTTCAGGAAGGTCCGAAGGAGAATGGATATGTTGTGAAATGGGCACCTCAGGAAGAGGTTTTAGCACATAAGGCAATTGGTGGGTTTTTGACACACAGTGGATGGAACTCAACCTTGGAGAGTATAGTAGCTGGCGTGCCTATGATTTGTTGGCCTTTTTTCGCTGATCAGCAAGTGAATAGCAGATTTGTGAGTGAGGTTTGGAAGTTAGGATTGGATATGAAGGATGTTTGTGATAGacgaattgttgaaaaaatggTGAATGATTTACTGGTGGATAGGAGAGAAGTGTTTGTGAAATCAGCGGCTCGGATGGCAGAATTGGCGAGGAAGAGTGTAGCTGAAGGAGGGTCGTCTTCGTCTAATCTCAATCATTTGATCCAAGATATCAGAAAAATGTGCATGAAATCACAAGATAACTGA
- the LOC136226034 gene encoding 7-deoxyloganetic acid glucosyl transferase-like isoform X3: protein MEQIDVHPPHVLIFPLPAQGHVNYIEARFHKYPGFNFITISDFLPEHYLRSGYSVLDMFNSMELGAKPVFRQIVIEMRPPVSCIIRDGVAGFVLDVALELQIPTVRFRTVSGCCFWTYYSVPDVIEAGQLPIQGEEDMDRIITKVPGMETFLRCRDLPSFCRVNDAQDPNLQIITKETRKSSQAEALILNTFEDLEGPILSEIRKQCPKIYAIGPLHELLKTKTQASYQSSNSLRQVDRTCITWLNTQPSQSVLYISFGSITMITKDQLMEFWHGIVSSKKRFLWVIRPDSLTDMEEIPEQFQEGPKENGYVVKWAPQEEVLAHKAIGGFLTHSGWNSTLESIVAGVPMICWPFFADQQVNSRFVSEVWKLGLDMKDVCDRRIVEKMVNDLLVDRREVFVKSAARMAELARKSVAEGGSSSSNLNHLIQDIRKMCMKSQDN from the exons ATGGAGCAAATTGATGTTCATCCTCCTCATGTACTAATCTTCCCTTTACCAGCACAAGGCCATGTGAACT ACATTGAAGCTCGGTTTCATAAATATCCAGGATTCAACTTCATTACCATATCTGATTTTCTTCCTGAACACTATTTACGTTCTGGTTATTCTGTTTTGGATATGTTCAATTCCATGGAATTGGGAGCTAAACCAGTTTTTAGACAAATCGTGATTGAGATGAGACCACCTGTTAGCTGTATCATTAGAGATGGAGTTGCAGGATTTGTTCTTGATGTTGCTCTTGAGCTTCAGATTCCAACTGTTCGTTTTCGTACAGTTAGTGGTTGTTGTTTTTGGACTTATTATTCTGTTCCTGATGTGATTGAAGCCGGCCAACTTCCTATTCAAG GAGAAGAAGACATGGACAGAATCATAACGAAAGTTCCCGGGATGGAAACATTCCTAAGATGCAGAGATCTTCCAAGCTTCTGTAGAGTTAATGACGCACAAGACCCTAATCTTCAGATTATAACAAAAGAGACAAGGAAATCATCTCAAGCAGAAGCACTAATTCTAAACACATTTGAAGATTTAGAAGGACCAATTCTATCTGAAATACGCAAGCAATGTCCAAAAATCTATGCCATTGGACCTCTCCACGAGCTCCTAAAGACAAAAACACAAGCATCATACCAATCCTCTAATAGTCTCCGGCAAGTAGACAGAACTTGCATCACATGGTTGAACACTCAACCTTCGCAATCAGTACTCTACATAAGCTTTGGAAGCATAACAATGATTACAAAagatcagctgatggagttttGGCATGGAATTGTAAGCAGCAAGAAACGGTTCCTTTGGGTTATACGACCCGACTCTCTTACCGATATGGAAGAAATTCCGGAGCAGTTTCAGGAAGGTCCGAAGGAGAATGGATATGTTGTGAAATGGGCACCTCAGGAAGAGGTTTTAGCACATAAGGCAATTGGTGGGTTTTTGACACACAGTGGATGGAACTCAACCTTGGAGAGTATAGTAGCTGGCGTGCCTATGATTTGTTGGCCTTTTTTCGCTGATCAGCAAGTGAATAGCAGATTTGTGAGTGAGGTTTGGAAGTTAGGATTGGATATGAAGGATGTTTGTGATAGacgaattgttgaaaaaatggTGAATGATTTACTGGTGGATAGGAGAGAAGTGTTTGTGAAATCAGCGGCTCGGATGGCAGAATTGGCGAGGAAGAGTGTAGCTGAAGGAGGGTCGTCTTCGTCTAATCTCAATCATTTGATCCAAGATATCAGAAAAATGTGCATGAAATCACAAGATAACTGA